A region from the Uloborus diversus isolate 005 unplaced genomic scaffold, Udiv.v.3.1 scaffold_724, whole genome shotgun sequence genome encodes:
- the LOC129233790 gene encoding eukaryotic translation initiation factor 2 subunit 1-like has protein sequence MGAYVHLLEYDNMNAMILISEVTRKRIRSLQKLLRVGSTECAVVIRVDVEKQYVDLSKCRVTEEDASLCLKRYAKAKAIYSILHNVAQRLGFTSSEQLEELFENTTWCLERKLKRKAVAYDVFKKAVENTALLDDLNLDNTTRRILHSVITNKLSSGSIHIRTDIDVTCFEKAGIDGIKSALKAGLQMKTENVLLKIQLIATPTYMLLATAQSKDQGEDVVYKALKAIEAEIKSYGGNFKMVFGPKIVTECETDIQDPDKFSAGDEDISDE, from the coding sequence ATGGGTGCTTATGTCCACCTACTGGAATATGACAACATGAACGCCATGATCCTCATATCTGAGGTGACAAGGAAGAGGATTCGGTCCTTGCAGAAGCTTCTTAGAGTTGGCAGTACCGAATGTGCAGTTGTGATACGCGTCGACGTCGAGAAACAGTATGTGGATTTGTCCAAATGCAGAGTGACAGAAGAAGATGCCAGTTTATGTCTTAAAAGGTATGCCAAAGCTAAAGCAATTTATAGCATTCTGCATAATGTTGCGCAAAGACTAGGATTTACTTCGTCCGAGCAACTGGAAgaactttttgaaaatacaaCCTGGTGCTTGGAAAGGAAATTAAAACGAAAAGCTGTTGCTTATGATGTTTTCAAGAAAGCAGTCGAGAATACAGCCTTGCTTGATGATTTGAACTTAGACAACACCACGAGACGTATTTTACATTCTGTCATCACCAATAAGTTATCTTCTGGCAGTATTCACATCAGGACGGACATTGACGTAACATGCTTTGAAAAGGCTGGCATCGATGGTATTAAGAGTGCCCTGAAAGCCGGACTTCAAATGAAAACcgaaaatgtacttttaaagatTCAGCTGATTGCAACTCCTACGTACATGCTCTTAGCAACAGCACAAAGTAAAGATCAAGGAGAAGATGTTGTTTACAAGGCTCTTAAGGCTATTGAAGCTGAAATAAAGTCATATGGAGgaaattttaaaatggtttttggcCCGAAAATAGTAACGGAATGCGAAACAGATATTCAAGATCCCGATAAATTTTCAGCAGGTGATGAAGATATATCAGATGAATAA